In Thiovibrio frasassiensis, one DNA window encodes the following:
- the ispD gene encoding 2-C-methyl-D-erythritol 4-phosphate cytidylyltransferase — translation MQKATAIIAAGGAGLRMGTTTPKQFSELLGVPVLIHTIRAFRKVPAITAIIVVVPAAHRDHTQALLAQYQLSDHCTVVSGGKLRQDSVRIGLAQVAADSPLVAVHDGARPLIAPADIQRCLEAASQHGAAIMGVPVKDTLKDVAKDASIRHTVERQSLWQAQTPQIIRTDLLKAAFAKAEQDGFVGTDEASLLEHGGWPVMMVAGSETNLKITRPDDLPMAEGILMQKQSPSEIRIGHGFDAHRLVAGRPLVLGGMEIPHELGLLGHSDADVLTHALCDAILGAIGAGDIGRHFPDSDPQYKGISSIKLLAHVVELAAAKHFRLANGDITVVAERPKLAPHFPAMQKILAEACRVAPEAINLKASTTEQMGYAGREEGISAHAVVLMITGQPRS, via the coding sequence ATGCAGAAAGCAACAGCGATCATTGCCGCCGGCGGGGCCGGGTTACGCATGGGAACCACCACCCCCAAGCAGTTCAGCGAACTGCTTGGCGTTCCCGTGCTGATCCATACCATCCGCGCCTTTCGTAAGGTACCCGCCATCACCGCCATCATCGTGGTGGTCCCGGCGGCGCACCGGGACCACACCCAGGCTCTCCTGGCTCAGTACCAGCTGAGCGACCACTGCACGGTGGTAAGCGGCGGCAAGCTCCGCCAAGACTCGGTGCGCATCGGCCTGGCCCAGGTGGCGGCCGATTCCCCTTTGGTGGCGGTGCACGACGGTGCCCGCCCCCTCATCGCCCCCGCAGACATCCAGCGTTGCCTTGAAGCGGCGTCCCAGCACGGCGCCGCCATTATGGGGGTCCCGGTGAAGGACACCCTCAAGGATGTGGCCAAGGACGCCTCCATCCGCCATACCGTGGAGCGGCAATCCCTCTGGCAGGCGCAAACCCCCCAGATTATCCGAACCGACCTCCTGAAAGCAGCCTTTGCCAAGGCGGAGCAAGACGGGTTTGTCGGCACCGACGAGGCCTCGCTCCTGGAACACGGCGGCTGGCCGGTGATGATGGTGGCAGGCTCGGAAACCAACCTCAAGATCACCCGCCCGGATGATCTGCCCATGGCGGAGGGTATCCTCATGCAGAAACAATCCCCCTCGGAAATACGGATCGGCCATGGCTTTGACGCCCACCGCTTGGTCGCGGGCAGGCCTCTGGTCCTGGGCGGCATGGAAATCCCCCACGAACTGGGACTATTGGGCCACTCCGACGCCGATGTCCTCACCCATGCCCTGTGCGACGCCATTCTGGGCGCCATTGGCGCGGGCGACATCGGCCGCCATTTCCCGGACAGCGACCCGCAGTACAAGGGGATCTCCAGCATCAAACTGCTTGCGCATGTGGTCGAACTGGCCGCGGCAAAACATTTCCGCCTGGCCAACGGTGACATCACCGTGGTGGCCGAACGGCCCAAACTCGCCCCCCATTTTCCGGCCATGCAGAAGATTTTGGCCGAAGCCTGCCGGGTGGCGCCCGAGGCCATCAACCTCAAGGCCTCCACCACGGAACAGATGGGCTACGCCGGACGGGAGGAAGGGATCAGCGCCCACGCCGTGGTGCTGATGATAACGGGCCAGCCACGCTCATAA
- the aroA gene encoding 3-phosphoshikimate 1-carboxyvinyltransferase, which translates to MKEIRPLATTDTTLTVPGSKSLTQRALIAAALANGESILHYPLASEDTEYTSQALAAMGIVVEPGREQWRVLGLGGTIATPSQEIFLGNNGTATRFLTSVAALGHGDFTINGDTRMHERPIKPLMEALSGWGVAIRSVQDTGCPPVAIAANGIKGGKTLLPEGKSSQYLSSLLLVAPYAEQPAELMVAGEVLSKPYVTMTLAVMRDFGIAVTANPELNHFIIPQGCYRAGEYAVEGDASSASYFWAAAAVTGGRVTVANVPSPSLQGDAVLVDILARMGCAVERTAAGITVRGTQDLRGVEVDMGDCPDVVPTLAVVASFAKGRTVIKNIAHLRIKECDRLHVMVTELAKLGVRTEERADTMIIEGKTEGSPLHGAEIETYNDHRIAMSFAVAGLMVPGVRIREEGCVVKSFPDFWERFELLYR; encoded by the coding sequence ATGAAAGAAATCCGCCCCCTTGCCACCACCGACACCACCCTCACCGTGCCCGGCTCAAAAAGCCTGACCCAGCGGGCGCTCATTGCCGCGGCCCTGGCCAACGGGGAAAGCATCCTGCACTACCCCCTGGCCAGCGAGGACACCGAATACACCTCGCAGGCCCTGGCGGCCATGGGCATCGTTGTCGAACCCGGCCGGGAACAATGGCGGGTCTTGGGCTTGGGCGGGACAATCGCCACGCCAAGCCAGGAGATATTCCTGGGCAACAACGGCACCGCCACCCGCTTTCTCACCTCGGTGGCGGCACTGGGCCACGGCGACTTCACCATCAACGGCGACACCCGGATGCACGAGCGGCCGATCAAGCCCCTGATGGAAGCGCTGTCCGGCTGGGGGGTCGCTATCCGCAGCGTCCAGGATACGGGCTGCCCGCCGGTTGCCATCGCGGCCAACGGGATCAAGGGCGGCAAGACCCTGCTGCCGGAGGGAAAAAGCAGCCAGTATCTCTCCTCCCTGCTGCTGGTCGCGCCCTACGCCGAACAACCCGCCGAACTCATGGTGGCCGGAGAGGTCTTGTCCAAACCCTATGTCACCATGACCCTGGCCGTGATGCGGGATTTCGGCATTGCGGTAACCGCCAACCCCGAGCTCAATCATTTTATTATCCCCCAGGGGTGCTACCGGGCCGGAGAATATGCGGTGGAAGGCGATGCCTCCAGCGCTTCCTATTTCTGGGCGGCCGCCGCGGTAACCGGCGGGAGGGTGACGGTGGCCAACGTGCCCTCCCCGTCCCTGCAGGGGGATGCGGTCCTCGTTGATATCCTTGCCCGGATGGGCTGCGCGGTGGAGCGAACCGCTGCCGGCATCACCGTACGCGGCACCCAGGATCTGCGCGGAGTGGAGGTGGACATGGGCGACTGCCCGGACGTGGTCCCGACCCTGGCGGTGGTTGCCAGTTTCGCCAAGGGAAGGACGGTAATCAAAAATATCGCCCATTTGCGGATCAAGGAATGCGACCGCCTCCATGTCATGGTTACGGAACTAGCCAAGTTGGGGGTCAGGACAGAAGAACGAGCGGACACCATGATCATCGAAGGAAAAACGGAAGGCTCCCCCCTGCATGGTGCGGAGATTGAGACCTACAACGACCACCGCATCGCCATGAGCTTTGCGGTCGCCGGCTTGATGGTGCCCGGGGTCCGCATCCGGGAAGAAGGATGCGTGGTAAAATCATTCCCGGATTTTTGGGAACGGTTTGAACTGCTCTACCGCTAA
- a CDS encoding Nif3-like dinuclear metal center hexameric protein: MPEELFSTTTFLSILNSIAPFAMAEPWDNVGLMVGDPDQQVSGILIGLDPTEALLHEALSLNLNTILTHHPLIFHPLKTIPTNTPMGRVLKTALANDLSLIACHTNLDLIAAGVSNALAERLGLRETRPLTGQDPAASGAGPGFGKIGTLPAPLSPEQFFRHLLSALDTPGIQLAGSLPETIHTVALCGGSGSELAETARSLGAQVYITGEVKHSVARWAEEAGFCVIDAGHYPTEHRIVPVLAEILTQSCAKRGFTPTITPTTQQHNPMQWVVFEDNKPRFCQPIEPLRKHN; this comes from the coding sequence ATGCCGGAAGAACTTTTCTCCACCACAACATTTCTCTCGATTCTCAACTCCATTGCCCCGTTTGCCATGGCTGAACCATGGGACAACGTCGGGCTCATGGTGGGGGATCCGGACCAGCAGGTCAGCGGGATCCTGATCGGACTCGACCCGACAGAGGCGCTCCTCCACGAAGCCCTCTCGCTGAACCTGAACACCATCCTCACCCACCACCCCCTGATTTTCCACCCTCTGAAAACAATCCCCACCAACACCCCCATGGGCCGCGTTCTGAAAACAGCCCTGGCCAACGACCTGTCTCTCATTGCCTGCCATACCAATCTCGATCTTATCGCGGCCGGGGTCAGCAATGCCCTGGCGGAAAGGCTTGGCCTGCGCGAAACCCGGCCGCTCACCGGCCAGGATCCTGCCGCTTCCGGCGCAGGCCCCGGCTTTGGCAAAATCGGCACCCTGCCCGCTCCCCTTTCCCCCGAGCAATTCTTCCGCCACCTGCTGAGCGCCCTTGATACCCCGGGCATACAGCTGGCGGGCTCTTTGCCGGAAACCATCCACACCGTGGCCCTCTGCGGCGGCAGCGGTTCTGAGCTGGCCGAGACGGCCCGGAGCCTGGGCGCCCAAGTCTATATAACCGGCGAGGTGAAGCACAGCGTCGCCCGCTGGGCCGAAGAGGCCGGGTTCTGCGTCATTGATGCCGGCCATTACCCAACCGAACACCGCATCGTCCCGGTTCTCGCTGAGATATTAACCCAATCCTGCGCCAAGCGGGGTTTTACTCCGACCATCACACCCACCACCCAACAGCACAACCCCATGCAATGGGTTGTCTTCGAAGATAACAAACCAAGATTCTGTCAACCAATAGAACCATTGAGGAAGCACAATTGA
- the rimI gene encoding ribosomal protein S18-alanine N-acetyltransferase, protein MKGLRPKEANAPSASPHVVCPFYVRPMTGGDLEAVAGIEAENPSPWSPGQLAGEHAQESGWQFVAESSASGQVCGFVCGRSLVGEAELLKIAVGRECRRQGIAAELVAHALHYLAAQGVGHCFLELRATNLPALALYERFGFRRAGLRKGYYASPPEDAILMEKIVFSAQL, encoded by the coding sequence GTGAAAGGTTTGCGGCCCAAGGAGGCGAATGCGCCTTCGGCTTCACCCCACGTGGTGTGTCCATTTTACGTGCGACCGATGACCGGCGGTGATCTTGAGGCGGTTGCGGGTATCGAGGCGGAAAATCCTTCGCCGTGGAGCCCTGGGCAGTTGGCCGGTGAGCATGCACAGGAGAGCGGCTGGCAGTTTGTTGCCGAATCGTCCGCTTCGGGGCAGGTATGCGGGTTTGTCTGTGGTCGGAGTTTGGTCGGAGAGGCGGAGCTGCTGAAAATCGCGGTTGGCCGGGAATGCCGGCGGCAGGGAATAGCGGCAGAGCTTGTGGCGCATGCCCTGCACTATCTCGCGGCGCAGGGGGTGGGACACTGTTTTTTGGAGCTACGCGCTACCAATCTTCCTGCTCTGGCCCTCTATGAACGGTTCGGCTTTCGGCGGGCGGGGTTGCGGAAAGGGTATTACGCTTCGCCGCCGGAAGATGCGATCCTCATGGAGAAAATAGTTTTTTCCGCGCAGTTATGA
- a CDS encoding flagellin, translated as MAWHSPDSTARIDSHETHADIMPVDFSDETIIFTKMNILVQSGTFARSQNNGLAPSVLALLQGGPDHH; from the coding sequence ATGGCTTGGCATAGCCCCGACAGTACCGCCCGGATCGACAGCCATGAAACCCATGCGGACATTATGCCGGTTGACTTTTCCGATGAAACCATTATTTTTACTAAAATGAATATTCTGGTGCAATCCGGCACCTTTGCCCGAAGCCAAAACAATGGTTTGGCACCAAGCGTTCTTGCCCTGCTTCAAGGGGGGCCCGACCACCATTAG
- the thpR gene encoding RNA 2',3'-cyclic phosphodiesterase — translation MYRLFAAIDLPPDIAAQVQALCLGLNGARWVQGEQMHLTLRFIGEVDGGIFRDIKEGLATIKAPPFSLQVKGLGFFPPRKPPRVLWAGVTPVEQVSGLRNRIENVLVGMGLEPEGRKYSPHITLARLRDTPLAGLNRFLAGNGLFATPEFAVSEFHLYASELTAKGAFHTRVASYPLR, via the coding sequence ATGTACCGATTGTTTGCGGCCATTGATCTGCCGCCGGATATCGCGGCCCAAGTCCAGGCTCTCTGCCTTGGCTTGAATGGGGCCAGGTGGGTGCAAGGGGAACAGATGCACCTGACCCTGCGCTTTATCGGCGAGGTGGACGGCGGAATCTTCCGGGATATCAAGGAGGGGCTCGCTACCATCAAGGCCCCTCCTTTTTCTCTGCAGGTCAAGGGACTGGGGTTTTTCCCGCCCCGGAAACCGCCCAGGGTGCTCTGGGCCGGGGTTACCCCGGTGGAGCAGGTAAGCGGGCTGCGCAACAGGATAGAAAACGTTCTTGTCGGCATGGGGCTTGAGCCGGAGGGCCGCAAGTATTCTCCGCACATCACCCTCGCCAGATTGCGCGACACCCCGCTTGCCGGCCTGAATCGTTTCCTGGCCGGAAATGGCCTCTTTGCCACCCCGGAGTTTGCGGTTTCGGAATTTCATCTCTATGCCAGCGAACTGACTGCCAAGGGCGCCTTTCATACCAGAGTGGCGTCTTATCCCCTGCGGTAA
- a CDS encoding type I glyceraldehyde-3-phosphate dehydrogenase, whose protein sequence is MKLGINGLGRIGKLSLWHHVSRKHFSEIVVNVGRQVGTGLQDIAGSIDRDSSYGRLGMYLHGCKSGQVIENLNEADGTMTINGVPVKILREARNPAGIQWKENGVRLVVDTTGVFTDPTADGDSPKGALRGHVQAGAEKVLLSAPFKIKNKGLEMPADAVTTVMGINDGDFNPSQHTLISAASCTTTCLSFMIKPLLDHFGADRFLSASMVTVHAATGSQQVLDRLPNAGATDLRKNRSIFNNIILTTTGAAKALPLVIPEMKSIGFIAESVRIPTNTGSLIVLVLNLQDESMESPIKRKLVNSIYRDYAKNSRYLEYSDEQHVSTDIIGMPFAAAVIEGSETHTRTGSIKVNLAKLGCNIGPTTLEVPVTQAVVYAWYDNELGSYTNVLGDRTVSIAEQMI, encoded by the coding sequence ATGAAATTAGGCATTAACGGCCTGGGCCGAATCGGTAAGCTTTCACTGTGGCATCATGTTTCCCGCAAGCATTTTTCCGAGATTGTGGTCAACGTGGGGCGGCAGGTGGGCACCGGGCTTCAGGACATAGCCGGCTCCATCGACCGGGACAGCTCCTACGGACGGCTCGGCATGTACCTGCATGGCTGCAAGAGCGGCCAGGTCATCGAAAACCTTAATGAGGCGGACGGCACCATGACCATCAACGGCGTGCCGGTCAAGATTCTGCGGGAGGCCCGGAACCCTGCCGGGATTCAGTGGAAGGAAAACGGTGTGCGTCTGGTCGTGGATACCACCGGGGTCTTCACCGATCCCACCGCGGACGGCGACAGTCCCAAGGGTGCGTTGCGGGGCCATGTCCAGGCCGGGGCGGAAAAGGTGCTCCTCTCCGCTCCCTTTAAAATCAAGAACAAAGGCTTGGAGATGCCCGCTGATGCCGTCACCACGGTGATGGGCATCAACGACGGCGATTTTAATCCCTCCCAGCATACCCTGATTTCCGCGGCCTCCTGCACCACCACCTGTCTTTCCTTCATGATCAAGCCTCTGCTCGATCATTTTGGTGCGGACCGATTTTTGAGCGCCTCCATGGTCACGGTCCATGCCGCCACCGGCAGTCAGCAGGTTCTCGACCGGTTGCCCAATGCCGGGGCCACCGATCTCCGGAAAAATCGGAGCATCTTCAATAATATCATCCTCACCACCACCGGCGCGGCAAAGGCCTTGCCCCTGGTCATCCCGGAGATGAAAAGCATCGGCTTCATTGCCGAGTCGGTAAGGATTCCCACCAATACCGGCTCTCTGATTGTTCTGGTACTCAACCTGCAGGATGAGAGTATGGAGTCCCCCATTAAGCGCAAACTGGTGAACTCCATCTATCGGGATTACGCCAAGAACTCACGCTATCTCGAATACAGCGACGAGCAGCACGTATCCACGGATATCATCGGGATGCCTTTTGCCGCCGCGGTTATCGAGGGCTCGGAGACCCATACCCGCACGGGGAGCATCAAGGTGAATCTTGCCAAGCTCGGCTGCAACATCGGCCCGACCACCCTGGAAGTGCCGGTGACCCAAGCGGTGGTGTATGCCTGGTACGACAATGAGCTGGGCAGCTATACCAATGTGCTGGGCGACCGGACTGTTTCCATTGCCGAGCAGATGATCTAG
- a CDS encoding zinc ribbon domain-containing protein, with translation MKANISHLRELQAIDQKISTLDKEIAASAAEIDGRRASLDGHRETIDQLTAKIAANEQRRRELEAELEDEQVKIKDRQAKLMNVQTNREYQSILKETEDSKKANTQREEAVVQLMEQIEALTAQIEEETKICEEDEKMLADDIAAVEKKTSQFTAEKSKILKSRESKASAVAASLLKKYTAIRDKRNGLAIVPVTGGVCRGCFMNIPPQLYNDLMKEDKLISCPTCHRIMFHETETTEE, from the coding sequence TTGAAAGCAAACATCTCGCATCTCAGGGAACTCCAGGCCATTGATCAAAAAATCAGCACTCTGGACAAGGAAATTGCTGCCAGCGCGGCAGAAATCGACGGCCGGCGCGCCAGCCTCGACGGTCACCGGGAGACCATTGACCAATTGACCGCGAAAATCGCCGCCAACGAACAACGGCGCCGGGAACTCGAGGCCGAGCTCGAAGACGAGCAGGTCAAGATCAAAGACCGGCAGGCCAAACTGATGAATGTACAAACCAACCGCGAATACCAGTCCATTCTCAAGGAAACCGAAGACAGCAAAAAAGCGAACACCCAGCGGGAAGAGGCGGTGGTCCAGCTCATGGAACAGATCGAAGCTTTGACCGCGCAGATCGAAGAAGAAACAAAGATCTGCGAAGAAGACGAAAAGATGCTGGCCGATGACATCGCCGCGGTTGAGAAAAAAACCAGCCAATTCACCGCGGAAAAAAGCAAGATTCTGAAAAGCCGCGAAAGCAAGGCCAGCGCCGTGGCCGCCAGCCTGCTCAAAAAATACACCGCCATCCGGGACAAACGCAACGGCCTGGCCATTGTTCCGGTAACCGGCGGCGTCTGCCGGGGCTGCTTCATGAACATCCCGCCCCAGTTGTACAATGACCTGATGAAGGAAGACAAGCTCATCTCCTGCCCCACCTGTCACCGCATCATGTTCCACGAGACCGAAACCACAGAAGAATAA
- the aroD gene encoding type I 3-dehydroquinate dehydratase, whose protein sequence is MLNTTTNAVRRLCVSIAAATPAEALALAKEAEPVADVLEIRLDSMTHPEIPAFLQGINKPLLFTNRPTWEGGNCAAGEPERIDLLKKAAEAGAAYVDIELNAEPTLATELIAAARANNCKSIVSWHDFKCTASRQALTEIFQRQCRSGADIGKIVTTARCFQDVFRVLALQEQAAELGFPLIAFCMGPAGMISRVASTDLGGYMTYAAPDNGPATAPGQLPASSLRRIFTELGHGD, encoded by the coding sequence ATGTTGAATACCACAACCAATGCAGTGCGCCGCCTCTGTGTCTCGATCGCCGCAGCCACCCCGGCTGAAGCGCTGGCCCTGGCCAAAGAAGCGGAACCGGTTGCCGATGTCCTCGAAATCCGGTTGGACAGCATGACACACCCGGAGATCCCTGCTTTCCTGCAAGGGATCAACAAACCCCTGTTGTTCACCAACCGCCCCACCTGGGAAGGCGGCAACTGCGCGGCCGGGGAACCGGAGCGCATCGACCTGCTCAAAAAGGCGGCGGAAGCCGGGGCTGCCTATGTTGACATCGAACTCAACGCCGAGCCCACCCTGGCCACGGAACTCATCGCTGCTGCCCGGGCAAACAACTGTAAGTCCATTGTCTCCTGGCATGATTTCAAGTGTACCGCCTCCCGCCAGGCCCTGACCGAGATCTTCCAGCGGCAATGCCGGAGCGGCGCTGATATCGGCAAGATTGTCACCACCGCCCGTTGCTTCCAGGACGTGTTTCGGGTCCTCGCCCTGCAGGAACAGGCCGCCGAACTGGGTTTTCCCCTCATCGCCTTCTGCATGGGCCCCGCCGGCATGATCAGCCGGGTGGCCAGTACCGATCTCGGCGGCTATATGACCTACGCCGCCCCGGATAACGGTCCGGCCACCGCGCCCGGCCAATTGCCCGCCTCATCCCTGCGCCGGATCTTCACGGAACTTGGCCATGGCGATTAA
- a CDS encoding NAD(P)/FAD-dependent oxidoreductase, with translation MLNDGEKGAVLQRDKETYAIVPHLPLGLITPAQLRKIADVAEKYQTAALKITSAARIAIVGLKESDIDHAWQDLGMHPGAAVGLCVRSIKACPGNTLCRLGQQDALAMGTEIDTRYHGLELPGKMKMGVSGCPNQCAETSVKDLGLVGKAKGWTILVGGNAASKARIGVILCEDLSNEKALATSERIITYFKENAKKGERMGRFLDRVGFETFKAAVLA, from the coding sequence ATGCTCAATGACGGCGAAAAAGGAGCGGTGCTGCAACGCGACAAAGAAACCTATGCCATTGTCCCCCATCTCCCGCTCGGCCTTATTACTCCGGCGCAGCTGCGAAAAATTGCCGATGTGGCTGAAAAATACCAAACAGCCGCGCTCAAGATCACCAGTGCGGCGCGCATCGCCATTGTCGGCCTCAAAGAGTCGGACATCGACCATGCCTGGCAGGATCTGGGCATGCATCCCGGCGCTGCGGTCGGCCTCTGTGTCCGCAGCATCAAGGCCTGCCCCGGCAACACCCTATGCCGCCTGGGCCAGCAGGACGCTTTGGCCATGGGTACGGAGATTGACACGCGCTACCATGGCCTCGAATTGCCCGGCAAAATGAAAATGGGGGTCTCCGGCTGCCCCAACCAGTGCGCCGAAACCTCGGTAAAAGATCTGGGCTTGGTTGGCAAGGCCAAGGGCTGGACCATCCTGGTGGGAGGCAATGCCGCCTCCAAAGCGAGAATCGGGGTCATCCTCTGCGAAGACCTTTCCAACGAGAAAGCGCTGGCCACCAGCGAACGGATTATCACCTATTTCAAGGAAAACGCCAAAAAAGGTGAGCGGATGGGTCGATTTCTGGACCGAGTCGGTTTCGAGACCTTCAAAGCTGCCGTCCTTGCCTGA
- a CDS encoding shikimate dehydrogenase: MAINGATELYGIMGNPVSHSLSPAMHNSAFAALGLNKAYLPFVVQDVAQAMTGFRALGIKGVSVTIPHKQAVMQYLDSIDPVAEKIGAVNTLLIDQGAIHGANTDWLGANRALSEKIPLKGASVLLLGAGGSARAIGFGLLEAGASITIASRTPEKGQGLAALLGCPWLPLADAAGATGNILVNATSLGMAPQQEQLPIVSEALINFKVVMDIVYAPLETRLLQAAKQAGCQTIDGLAMLLYQGAAQFELWTGRQAPVAVMRQSLLTSLGYNP; this comes from the coding sequence ATGGCGATTAACGGCGCCACCGAACTTTACGGGATCATGGGCAACCCGGTTTCCCACAGCCTGAGCCCGGCCATGCACAATAGCGCCTTTGCCGCTCTGGGCCTCAACAAGGCATATCTCCCCTTTGTTGTGCAGGATGTGGCCCAGGCCATGACCGGCTTCCGCGCCCTTGGCATCAAGGGGGTCAGCGTCACCATCCCCCACAAGCAAGCGGTGATGCAGTATCTCGATTCCATCGATCCGGTCGCCGAAAAAATCGGGGCGGTGAACACCCTGCTCATCGACCAAGGTGCCATCCACGGGGCAAACACCGACTGGCTCGGGGCCAACCGGGCTTTGAGCGAAAAGATCCCCCTCAAGGGCGCTTCGGTCCTGCTTCTCGGTGCCGGCGGCTCGGCCCGGGCCATCGGGTTTGGCCTGCTGGAAGCCGGGGCCTCCATCACCATTGCCAGCCGGACCCCGGAAAAAGGCCAGGGACTGGCCGCACTCCTCGGCTGCCCCTGGCTGCCCCTGGCCGACGCGGCCGGGGCCACAGGTAATATCCTGGTAAACGCCACTTCCCTGGGGATGGCCCCGCAGCAAGAACAACTGCCCATCGTCAGCGAAGCTCTGATCAACTTCAAGGTGGTCATGGACATCGTCTATGCCCCCTTGGAAACCCGTTTGTTGCAAGCGGCCAAGCAGGCCGGCTGCCAGACCATCGACGGCCTTGCCATGCTGCTCTATCAAGGCGCGGCCCAGTTTGAACTCTGGACCGGCCGGCAGGCCCCGGTGGCAGTGATGCGCCAGAGCCTGCTCACCAGCTTAGGCTACAACCCATAA
- the rmuC gene encoding DNA recombination protein RmuC → MNGSFVVFLAGAVGLCCGGISAWLLMRSRIAGHRALADERVQLREAQCLDLGRRLAAGEEERGGLRRENAVLQVRAADLSARLEVEQRQLQEKQELLQEARLELANAFKAISADIFQSNSQRFLELAQQTLAKFQERGMADMETRKRSIQELLLPMHESLKKVDDQIRQVEKERVEAYVGLTEQVKSLATSQARLHGETANLVNALRKPSVRGRWGEMQLRRVVEMAGMVEYCDFVEQGSVETESGRLRPDLIVRLPNGKNIVVDSKTALSAYLEAMEAGDDDGRQAKLKEHARQVRTHLGQLAAKSYWEQFQPSPEFVVLFLPGENFFSAALEQDPELIEFGVAQKVILATPTTLIALLRAVSYGWRQEKIAEHAQVIGELGRTLYERLGVLGDHFHDMRKGLDRAVESYNRAVGSFEGRVLVTARKLQDMDPSLTKDIAPMEPLHKIPRSSMAPEGD, encoded by the coding sequence ATGAATGGATCGTTTGTTGTGTTTCTGGCAGGGGCGGTCGGGTTGTGTTGCGGCGGGATCTCGGCATGGCTGCTCATGCGGAGCCGTATCGCGGGACACCGGGCCCTGGCCGATGAGCGGGTACAACTGCGGGAGGCGCAGTGTCTCGATTTGGGGCGGCGGTTGGCAGCCGGGGAGGAGGAGCGGGGTGGGCTGCGGCGGGAAAATGCCGTGTTGCAGGTCAGGGCTGCGGATCTTTCGGCCCGACTTGAGGTGGAACAGCGGCAACTGCAGGAAAAACAGGAGCTTTTGCAGGAGGCCAGGTTGGAGTTGGCCAACGCCTTCAAGGCCATTTCCGCCGACATCTTTCAAAGCAACAGCCAACGGTTTCTGGAGCTTGCCCAGCAGACCCTGGCGAAGTTTCAGGAGCGGGGCATGGCCGATATGGAGACCAGGAAGCGCTCCATTCAGGAACTGCTTTTGCCCATGCATGAATCCCTGAAAAAGGTTGATGACCAGATCCGGCAGGTGGAAAAAGAGCGGGTCGAGGCCTATGTTGGGTTGACCGAGCAGGTCAAATCCCTGGCCACCAGTCAGGCCCGGCTCCACGGGGAAACGGCGAATCTGGTCAACGCCTTGCGTAAACCCTCGGTCCGCGGGAGATGGGGCGAGATGCAGCTGCGGCGGGTGGTCGAGATGGCCGGGATGGTGGAGTATTGTGATTTTGTCGAACAGGGGTCGGTGGAGACCGAGAGCGGCAGGCTGCGGCCGGATCTGATCGTCCGGTTGCCCAACGGCAAGAATATCGTGGTCGATTCCAAAACCGCCTTGTCCGCGTATCTTGAGGCCATGGAAGCCGGGGATGACGATGGCCGTCAGGCCAAGCTCAAGGAGCACGCCCGACAGGTGCGTACCCATCTCGGCCAACTGGCCGCCAAGTCATACTGGGAGCAGTTTCAGCCGTCGCCGGAGTTCGTGGTGCTTTTCCTGCCCGGAGAGAATTTTTTCAGCGCCGCTCTGGAGCAGGATCCGGAATTGATCGAATTCGGGGTGGCGCAAAAGGTTATCCTTGCCACGCCCACCACCCTGATCGCCCTGCTGCGGGCGGTTTCTTACGGCTGGCGGCAGGAAAAGATCGCCGAGCACGCCCAGGTTATCGGTGAGCTGGGGCGCACTCTCTACGAGCGTCTGGGGGTACTGGGGGATCATTTCCATGATATGCGCAAAGGGCTTGACCGGGCAGTGGAATCGTACAATAGGGCGGTGGGCTCCTTTGAGGGGCGGGTGCTGGTCACCGCCCGAAAATTGCAGGATATGGACCCGTCTTTGACCAAGGATATTGCGCCCATGGAGCCGCTGCACAAGATCCCGCGCTCTTCCATGGCGCCGGAGGGTGACTAG